The Pseudomonas sp. MPC6 nucleotide sequence GCTGACCCTGCTGCCGCTGTTTTTTCACGTCAATCACCCGCTGCTGCCAGGTTACGTTTCGGGCAGCACGCCGGCCGGCTTGTCGAACTACGAACCGGACGCCAACGTCCTCGCCGAAGCCCAGCGCCTGACCCGTTCGTTCTCCTATAAACCGCGTCACGGCAGCAATCCGCCCCGACCGATTCACGGCCTGTTCCTGATGGGCAGCCTCGGCACCCTGGCCCAGTCCGATCAGAGCGACATGGACGTATGGGTCTGTCACGCGCCGGATGTGAGCGAAAGCGAACTGACCGAGCTGCGTAAAAAGTGCCAGCTGCTCGAAACCTGGGCCCACAGCCAGGGCGCCGAGGCGCATTTTTTCCTGATCGACCCGGCCCGCTTCGTGCTCGGCGAGCGCGACAGTCCATTGAGTTCGGAAGACTGTGGCAGCACCCAGCACTATCTGCTGCTGGACGAGTTCTACCGCACCGCGATCTGGCTGGCCGGACGCACGCCCATCTGGTGGCTGGTACCGGTTTACGAAGAGGACGCCTACGAACGCTACACCCACGCATTGCTTTCCAAACGCTTCATCCGGGCCGACGAAACCCTGGACCTTGGGCATCTGGCGTACATTCCGCCCGGCGAATTCATCGGCGCCGGGCTGTGGCAGTTATTCAAGGGCATCGAATCGCCGTACAAGTCGGTGCTCAAGCTACTGCTGACCGAGGTCTATGCCAGCGAACACCCCAAAGTCCACTGCCTCAGCCTGCGCTTCAAACACGCCGTATTCGCCAACCAGCTCGACCTCGATGAGCTGGACCCCTACGTTATGGTTTACCGACGCCTCGAGGAATACCTCCGCGCCCGCGACGAGCCGGAACGGCTGGAGCTGGTGCGGCGCGCGCTGTATTTGAAGGTGAATCGCAAGCTCACCGGCAACAGCAGTCGCAGCGAAAGCTGGCAACGTTCGCTGCTGGAACGCCTGGCCCGCGAATGGCACTGGGATCAGCGTCAGTTGGCCTTGCTCGATAGCCGCAGCCAGTGGAAGGTTCGTCAGGTCGACGCGGAGCGCCGGGCCTTGGTCAATGAGCTCAAATACAGCTACCGCTTCCTGACCCGGTTCGCCCGCAATGACCACACCGTCAGCCTGATCAACAAACGCGAGCTCAACGTGCTGGGTCGACGGTTGTATGCGGCCTTCGAGCGCAAGGCGAACAAGGTCGAGTTCATCAACCCGGGCATCGCCCCGGACCTGGCCGAAGACACCCTGACCCTGGTGCAGGCGCCGAACAGGAAAGCGTCCGGGCAACTTCAATGGGGTTTGTATAACGGCAGCCTGAGCGCCCATGAGTGGGCGCATTTCGCGCCGATCAAGCGCAGCCGCCAACTGCTGGAACTGCTGACCTGGTGCCACCGCAATGGCGTCATCGACGGCAGCACCCGCCTGGCCTTGCATCCCGGCAGCAGCGACCTGAGCGAATTCGAACTGTTCAACCTGCTCGGCAGCCTGCAACAGAGCATCGCCCTGCCCCTGGCGACCGTCACCGAAGAAGCGCTATTGCGTGCGAGTGTGCCCAGCGAAGTGCTGATCCTGGTAAACGTCGGCATCGATCCGCTCAAGCACCACCGCGACCTGAATATCCTGATGACCACCGAACGCACCGATTCCCTGAATTATGCCGGTGTTCGGGAAAACCTGGTGTTGTCCCTGGACCAGGTCACGCTCAACAGCTGGAACGAGGTACTGGTCAGCCGCTTTGATGGCCCCCATGCCTTGCTCGCCTGCGTACGCGATTACCTGAACAACCTGCCGAAGGGGCTGCCTCAGCCCAGGCTGCGGGTTCATTGCTTCTGCCACAACCGTGCGCAATTCATCGCCCGGCGGGTCGAAGAGATTCTCGACACCGCGCAGAGCCTGCTGCTGAGCGAACTCAACCATCGCTACCTGATTCAGGTCCAGCAGCATTTCCACGTGCTGGAACTGGTGCCCGGCCGTGTCAACCACGTCGTCCTCGCCTCGCTGCCGGCGCTGGTCGACTACCTGGGCACGGACCTCGCCCGCTACAGCCCGTTGCACCTGGACCCGATGGCGCTTGAAGACCAGGATCTGGCGCTGGTATTACCGATGGGGCAGCCCGAATGCGTTCAGGTGTTCTATCGGATCAGCGAGCCCCACGCCACGCTGTATGTACTGGATGAGTTCAATGCCCTGTGGCACCAGCGTTTGCCCTACCACGATGAGCCAAGCCTGCTGGTGCCGTTGCAGAGATTCCTGCAATCGATCCACTACCGACGCGACGCCTTGCTGCCGGTGGACGCTGCCCAGCCCCTGAGCCTGGACACCTTGTATTTCCAGCTGCTGCCATCGGGCCCCGTGCGGGCCCGTCGGGTCGAAGCCCGCCCGGCGCCGCAA carries:
- a CDS encoding class I adenylate cyclase, whose protein sequence is MTRTHEIRPDLEEGIDRKVLSQLRARFLTLNEGRLARAMGGLSTRQQGVLTLLPLFFHVNHPLLPGYVSGSTPAGLSNYEPDANVLAEAQRLTRSFSYKPRHGSNPPRPIHGLFLMGSLGTLAQSDQSDMDVWVCHAPDVSESELTELRKKCQLLETWAHSQGAEAHFFLIDPARFVLGERDSPLSSEDCGSTQHYLLLDEFYRTAIWLAGRTPIWWLVPVYEEDAYERYTHALLSKRFIRADETLDLGHLAYIPPGEFIGAGLWQLFKGIESPYKSVLKLLLTEVYASEHPKVHCLSLRFKHAVFANQLDLDELDPYVMVYRRLEEYLRARDEPERLELVRRALYLKVNRKLTGNSSRSESWQRSLLERLAREWHWDQRQLALLDSRSQWKVRQVDAERRALVNELKYSYRFLTRFARNDHTVSLINKRELNVLGRRLYAAFERKANKVEFINPGIAPDLAEDTLTLVQAPNRKASGQLQWGLYNGSLSAHEWAHFAPIKRSRQLLELLTWCHRNGVIDGSTRLALHPGSSDLSEFELFNLLGSLQQSIALPLATVTEEALLRASVPSEVLILVNVGIDPLKHHRDLNILMTTERTDSLNYAGVRENLVLSLDQVTLNSWNEVLVSRFDGPHALLACVRDYLNNLPKGLPQPRLRVHCFCHNRAQFIARRVEEILDTAQSLLLSELNHRYLIQVQQHFHVLELVPGRVNHVVLASLPALVDYLGTDLARYSPLHLDPMALEDQDLALVLPMGQPECVQVFYRISEPHATLYVLDEFNALWHQRLPYHDEPSLLVPLQRFLQSIHYRRDALLPVDAAQPLSLDTLYFQLLPSGPVRARRVEARPAPQTPVNEPFYDVQAIVGEAAPGQVQVTLYCNQREFSALEHGDQLFSVVAREIVGQRRETERYRCYITDLDLSGLLGDGQRSSHLYLRYKADLERALNEALEQI